CCGACACTCAGCAAAGCCTCTGTCAAGGCTTTGGAAGCCGCCAGGTGCAGGTAAGTAAAGACCACATGATCTTTCCTTAGAAAAATCCACTCTTCAGATTGCGGCTCCTTGACCTTCACAATGAGTTGAGCCTCTCCATACGTCGCTTCCATCGTTTGGGCCAGAACTGCACCGGCTTGCCGATAGAGGTCATCACTGAACCCACTCCCTTCTCCGGCTCCCTGTTGAATGACGACCCGATGCCCGCGACCACACAATTCCTTCACTCCATGAGGAGTCAGTGCCACACGAAATTCATGATCCTTAATTTCTTTTGGGATCCCAATCACCATATTCTTAACCCCTTTCACCTCTCTGTGGCCCTGATGTCGGCCCACATCCTATTCACCAACTATCTACGTTTTATCCAATAAATACGAGGACTTTCCAGCCGACCTGTTCCCGTGACCTGGACAGGTTCCTGAAAACTCAGGTAAGATCGGCTCTTTATTTTCCCTTTGCTTTTTCGGGTATTTTCATGGGAATTTAACGAGTATGAGTAAATTCACGCATCATATTTTTGTGTGCATCAATGAACGGCCCAAGGGAGATCCACGAGGATGTTGCTCAGCCTTAGGATCTATCGGATTACATGCTTTTTTTAAAAAAGAAGTCGAGCGGTTAGGGTTAAAAGGAATTGTCCGCGCAAACAAAGCCGGCTGTCTGGACCAATGTGAGTACGGACCAAGTGTCGTCATCTATCCCGAAGGCGTTTGGTATTGGGTTGGCCAGGAAGCTGATGTCACCGAAATCATGGAGCGACATATCGGTAAAGGGGAAATTGTGGAACGGCTCTTGATGCCAGGGAAAAATGGTTCGTTACCCACAGTCAACTCCTAATGCCTTGTCCTTTCACATACGGACCACTGGTCCCCTAAACCTGTCGCCACAACCTGGCGCATGGCCTTCATCTTATGGGCAATGAAGAAAAATGGAAAGCCAACTTACGAAAAGTGGCCTTTTTAAAGTCCTTTCCCGGCTGGCTCTCCTCCTGGGAACAGGGGCTAGGAGCCTCCATTGAACAAGTCCTCCCGATTCCCGGGCATGCTCCCCATACCGTCCTCCTCCTATCAGAGGGCCGCTTTGTGGTTACTCCACCCGTTCATGACGAACCGCAAATGGTGACAGCCGGACTCGTGGCCGCTCGTCCACATCTTGAATCCATTCATGCCAGCGCATTTACGGAATACGATCATCTGACACGCCTGGATCAGGAATTAGGACGCATGGCCAGGTTAGAAAATATTCTGAATGCCATTGATAACAACCTTGATCGAATTCCTGAACTCAAATCGCGCATTCAGGATTTAGTCAAACAATGGGACAGGGAGAATCATCATTCACAATGAATATGCTTGAAATGTTTTCCGGAGCCCTTTTTGAAGGAGTGAGCCCTATGATGGTGAGAAGAGACCACTTGGTCCGACATCCGGACCGTTGCACCCATAATGCGATCTGCATTCCAATTTGTCCGACAGGAGCCTGGCTTTCGACTCCTCCCTACAAATTCGATTCGTCACGGTGCATGGAATCGTGCCGTCTCTGTCTGGATGCCTGCCCATCTCAGGCTATTTACGGAGTCTTCCGCAAAGGCGAAAAACTTCTCGTAGCGAAGCAAGAGTAAATTAAATAATCCGCTTCCTCCAATATCCCCAATAGGCCGTACCCACGGTACCACAGCCACCGGTGAGTCCGGTTGATGCCACGATTTGATAGACATCGCTCCGTGCAATTTTGATGGGTGAATGCGGACTCAGCACAAGCGGAGACACCGACAACTGTTGTAAGGTACGAATCCCGATCAAAATCGGCCACATGCAAGCCAACCGCAGGCGAATCTCCATGCGGGGTATGGCCATTGTATAGCGCCATCCTTGATCTAAATGATCTCGCGCCTCCTGTATTAATTTTCTGAAGAGGGGGCGAAATGCGGGTGCAGAGTTCTCATCGAGCAGTTGCTGGGGAGTAAGAGATACCTGATCCAGCAATACTGTCGGGATATAACACCGCCCATTCCTCAAATCCCGTGGCAAATCCCTTAAAATATTGACCATTTGCAACCCCTTCCCATAGCGAATGGCAAGAGGAATCATACAGGCCTGATCCCACCCTCGAAATCCCGGAAGGTGGCTGCATACCATCTTCGTCCAAAACTCTCCCACGCATCCCGCAACCGCATAGGTGTAATATTCAAAATCATGAATCGCCTGTAAGGCGCGTACCGCCTGCCTTTCCGATTTTTGGGGAAACTGATGGAGGTCAAACTCCATTCCTCCAATCAGCACAGACAGAACCTGCGCAATCTGAGACCGGTCGGTCGGAGTAAATTTTTGGTAAATTTGGAAACACCCCTCCAATTCTTCCAACAAGCGACGCTCATCAGGATTATTTTGTTTCGTGAGGACTTGCGTCTGGATTTGTTTGATCTGTGCCAAATCGGTGGTACTTCCCCATAGCTGCCCTTTTAACAGACGCAAACATTCCAGGCGGACCCCATCCTCTACTTCTCCCGTATCGGCGATCGTATCCGCAGCTCTGGCCAACAAATAGGCCAGACCAATTTGTGCACGAACCGCGCGAGGCAGAATAGCCAGGGTTAAATAAAAGGAGCGGGAAACCCGCTTGAGCACTTCACTGAGGAGGTGTTGATCCGGGGAAGAAAGGCGCATAATCTAGCGAACGATGAGACGGCCTTCCATCCCTTGCTCACGATGCGTGGGAAAGAACAGAAGCTGTTTATCGCAATAAAAAGGATAGATGCCGGGCTCGGTCAACGTAAGGGTGACAGCTTTCGTATCGCCGCTGGAAATATCCAGGTCCACCAGACGAGTGCCGCTGGGGTCATCCAGCAAAAAATTATGAGGAACCAGAAAAGACTGATTACTCAGAGTCAGGGTCAGGGGTTTACCCGCTTTCACCACCATTTCCGATGGCGTATAGGCATAACTTTCCATACTGATCATGACCTGTTGTCCGAAAGGTTCCTCCACTGGAGGCAAGGAAGACTCAGACGGTTGGGCGTATAGACGGTCGGAAAAACTCCCATAGCCCATCACCACGACGAGACTCAATATCAATCGTGTATAATAATTTACAGAAAAAATGTCTAGAATAAATGATCTCCTCATCAGTCAAGATATCATAACGGTTTTCCAGACAAGGGTCACGCCTTTCCCTCTCTTGACTCTCAAGAAAAAGGTGTTATCTTCCAACATGTTGAAATCTAAAATCGCTTTTTAGGACACTGGTAAGGGGATCATTTAATCATTCATGAAGTCGAACATATTAGCGTGTTTCCACAAGCGGATGTGAAACAATTAAGGGAGATTGTCTATGAAAAAACTTAAAGGAATTGGTTTATTACTAATTGCCAATATCCTCATCTTTATCACCCTCTCAATCTCGTTCACCGTGTTGTCTGAGATGATTCTCCCGGCCTTCGGGATCGATCTCCGTGGATCAATCGCTCAAATGGATCTGTTATGGGCATTTGTCATCGGATTTGGTGGTGCATTTATCAGTTTGGCCTTTTCCAAACAAATGGCCAGGGCCTTTATAGACTGCACGCAAATCACAGAACCGCGAAACCAGGCGGAAAGAATCGTGTTTGACACAGTCCAAAAAATATCTGAAAAGTTAAGCATTTCCATGCCGGAAGTATGGATTTATGAATCGCCAGACCCCAATGCGTTTGCCACCGGACCCACAAGAAACAACTCGATGGTGGCCGTATCAACCGGCCTGCTCAACAACCTTAATGAAGGTGAAGTGCGAGCCGTCCTGGCTCATGAAATGGGCCATGTCTACAACGGCGATATGTTCACCACAACCGTGTTGGCAGGCCTGATGAATACTTTTGTCTACTTTATTAGCCGGTTTATTTACCGGCAGGTAGCGGAACGTAATGAAGCATTAGGATTTGGAGTCTATATCGTGTTGCAAATTGTTCTCTCCGTCCTGGCGATGATTCCCATTAGCTGGTGGTCCCGCCGTCGGGAATTTGCAGCCGACCGGTTCGCAGCCAACACCGTAGGCAAAGAACATATGATCTCTGCTCTGGAGGGCATTGATCGTTGGGTGCAACGCACCCAGTTTGAATATAGCACCCAAGATGCACTGGCTACGATGAAAATATCGGGGAAATCGCACAGTTTCATGCAGATATTTGCGACTCACCCGCCAATTGAAGCGAGGGTGACTGCGTTACGGCAACTCTGACTCGTAAAATAGGCGTAATTCAAAAAAGGGACTTGGCATGGCCAGGTCCCTTTTTTTTTATCGTCTTTCCGCCAATCCGAATTGTTTCAAAACAAAAGGAGCGATTTGTTTGTCCACGGCCGGAGAAAATGCGAGTTAATTCAGCGTTCTGACATCGTATTCATGGGAACGGACTACTGGGAACTCCTTCATTCCATGCCGGCAAAGAACAGGAAGGAGCGAGGCGGGAGGTTGAACCAGTGCGACAGGAATACGTAATTGCTGAAGATGATAGAGCCCATACCCACACAAAATCAGCCCCATCGGGCCCATGGATTCCACCTCAGAAAAATCAACGAGTACTTTTCGATAGTCCAGACCTATCGCTCGCGCTCCCGCCTTTTCAAACATCTCCCCGAGAGAATGATCCGGCAAACCCAATATTCGAATAACTATGGCATCCGGTAAAACCCGAAGTCCCCATTGCATTAGGAAATCCTCCTCAAGCCTGAATGATCGGTGTTGAGGCACCCACTCTCGTAGCGCCACCTATCCATACAGGATTGAGTGAACCCTTTGAGCCATACCCCTACAATTCCCTATTTGAACTAGCGTCGTCTTTTTGGACCGAGTCCTTCGCCAGGCCCACCTGCGATGACCGCGGGATTGCCCTGATCAGGCAGTTCTATTGTGAGAACAAGTGATTGAGCGCGTAGAAATGGTCGAGGGCATGAAATCAAAAAGTCTATCGTAGGGTGATTGGCAACATGGCCCAGACAGATGGCCTTGAAAGCATTGGATATCACAATGGGAGTGGAAAGCAGGATGAACTGTCTCGAGCGCAGAAATTAATTTCCCATGACAGCCTGGGCTGATTCTGGGCCGAATCCCAATCTCAACATTTTTCTGAATTCCTTCCCGAGACAAAAGCCGGAAACATTCAGAACTCTATGCCCGAAGAAGATAAGGGAAGTGGTGGATTGAATTGGAGCGGGCGAGGGGATTTGAACCCCCGACAACTTGCTTGGGAAGCAAGGACTCTACCACTGAGCTACGCCCGCTCACGAGATCAGGATTCGCATTCTAGGTGTGGGCTGAGTCTTAGTCAAGATACAAAAAATTGGCGAGCGGCTGAATTGGCTCTGCCGTCGAAGTCGGTCACTCCCGAATGTATCCGGATGAATCTATTCCCTGAATTCAATGATCGCAAATTTTCGCTTGCCAATTTTCATCGGATAGGATCGGCCAGGCTCGAAGGTCATCATCCCGTTGGGGTCCGCAAGCTTTTCTCCGTCCACCTGGACCCCGCCCTGGGAAACGAGCCGTCTGGCCTCAGATTTACTGGGCACTAAGCCCGTCCGCATCAGGAGGTCAACGACCGGCATGGAATAATCTTGCGAGTGGGGAAAATCCGTGGGAGTCAGTTTCACGCGAGCATCCGGTTCATCGGGAAAATCCCGCTTTTGAAATCGCTGTTGAAAATCAGCCTTGGCCTCTTCCACGGCATCCCTTCCGTGATATTGTCGAACAATCTGCTCGGCCAAAGCCATTTTGGCTTCCATCGGATGTTGATGCTTGACCTCATCCAAATTGCGGACCGTCAGCAGTTCGTAATAGCGCAGCATCAGGACATCGCTAATAGACATCAGCTTCCCGAACATGTCTGCCGGACGATCTTCCAAGGCGATATAATTCCCAAAGCTCTTACTCATTTTCCGGACCCCATCCGTGCCTTCTAACAACGGCATGGTGAGCACCACCTGCGGTTTTTGGCCGTAATCCCGCTGCAAGTCACGCCCGACAAGGAGGTTAAATTTCTGATCGGTTCCACCCAACTCCACATCGGCCTCCAACACCACGGAGTCGTACCCCTGCACCAAAGGATAAAGAAATTCATGCACGCTGATATGCTTTTGCTCCCGATATCGTTTTGAGAAATCGTCCCGCTCCAACATGCGCGCCACGCTATAATGTGAACACAACTCCACCATCTTTTCCACCCGCATGCCACTCATCCAATGACTATTGAATTCGATACGGGTTTTCTGTGGGTCCAGGGTTTTGAAAATCTGTTGTTCATAGGTTTTGGCATTGGCCAGCACCTGCTCTTTCGTCAGCGCCACCCGGGTTTCCGATACCCCGGTCGGATCGCCAATCATGCCGGTAAAATCCCCAATGAGAAAAATAACTTGATGCCCCAACTCCTGAAAGTGCTTGAGTTTTTGGATTAACACGGTATGACCCAAATGCAGGTCCGGCGCCGTAGGATCAAACCCGGCTTTAATCTTGAGAGGACGCTGTTCTTTTAAGGACTCCGCTAATTTGGCTTTTAATTCGTCGAGCTGAATAACCTCCACGGTTCCCCGAAGAATAAGGTCCAGCTGCCGGTTGATTTCTGAAGGTGTCATCTTGTAAGCCACGCTCTGTGAAAGTGAAAAATTAACTCCCGATCCCTATCGCCATGGTTGAGGCCCGGACACCAACAAGAGGGCGCAGTTGCTCCAACCGTTTTTTTCCAATACCCGGCACCAGAGCCAAATCTTCAACGCGTCGAAATGCTCCATGAGACGTTCGATGTGCCACGATTCGTCCTGCCAGGATTGGTCCAATACCAGGAAGATGCTCTAATTCAGCTAAGGTGCCGTCATTCAAGTCGACAGTAAACGCCGCGACTTCCCTGGATTGTCCACCTTCTCCCTTTACCCCCTCCTGAAGAGGCTGAACCACATTTCTTCCCACAAGGCGTGCCACGCTCACAACCTCGTCAGGACCACCCGCAGACCCGGAAGGAAGGGTGCGTAATGACTGAGCATCTGAGATTTCAAGCGGAACAACTGGAGAAAGGGACGGTTGCGGCCAACCAACCCAGTAAACGAAAAACACCCCCATTCCCAACAAGGCCATTTTCAACAGGAGCGAGCTTCCCCAGGAAATTTTGCCTGAATGCCTATCAGATGCTTGGAGCGAGCTGGCGGGAGACCTTGGCGGTTCAATGTCTTTCATCTTGAATCAATGAATTGGCTTCATTTTCGCTTCATAAGGATTATCAGCGCTTTCGCGCCTGGTGAATGGCCATGCCCTCCACATCCTCGGCTGCCTCCATCAACCCTTCCGAAAACGTCGGATGCGCATGGATCATGTTGGCGAGATCCTCAACCGTCAACCCACCCTGCATGGCCATGGCGGCTTCATGAATAAGGTCCGCCGCATGAGCACCGATAATATGAACGCCAAGAATTTTCTTGGTCTGTTCATCCGAAATCACTTTGAAATGTCCAAACGGTTCACCAACGGCCTGTGCTTTTCCGAGACCGGCATATTTAAATCGCCCGACCGCGACCGCCAACCCACGTTCCCGGGCCTGGGCCTCAGTCAGTCCGACACGCCCGATTTCCGGCAAGGTAAAAATTCCTGCCGGAATGACATCATAGTTAATGGCCTGCGGCCGGCCCATCGCGTTTGAGACGGCCACTTTTCCTTGGGCCGAGGCCACATGCGCCAACATGAATTTTCCCGTCACATCTCCAATCGCGTAAATACCGGGGACGGAGGTTTCCATTTTTTCATTGATCAGAATCTCACCCCTGGCTCCCACCTGCACGCCGACCTGTTCCAGCCCTAACCGGCCGGAATTCAGACGACGCCCGACCGAAACCAGCAGGTGGCCTGTCACCAGTTCTTCTCCCGAAGCCAGCGTTGCTCGCACTCCCTCATCAACAGCCGCCCAATTGGTAATCTGCGTATTGAGATAGAGTTGTATCTTGCGTTTTTTCAACTCACGAGTCATAGTGGAAATCGTATCTTCATCCTCAAGTGGCAGCACCGACGGCATCATTTCGACCATACTCACTTCCGTTCCCAACCCGCTCAACAAGCAGGCAAACTCACATCCTTCTATCCCACCGCCGACAATCACCATGCTCCTGGGAATCTCCGTGAGATCCAGCGCCTCCTTACTGGTCAACACGCGTTGGCCATCAATGGGAAACTGAGGCAGTTCAGGCCAGGAAGAACCTGTGGCAAGAATAATGGCGTCGGCATCAATGGTGGAAGAGGACCCATCAAGATGGGTAACCCGCACCTGCCGGTCATTAACCAGTTCGCCTCGCCCCGGCACGTGGGTAATTTTCCACTGCTTCAACAAGGTGCCGATTCCCTTTACGAGCCCACGAACCACTTCCTCCTTACGCGCAACCATGCGGGCAAGGTCATAGCTCACAGGCCCCTCAATGTTGAGGCCAAACGGCTGGGCATGCCGAACCCGCTCGCCAAGATCAATAAAGCCCAACAGGGTTTTACTGGGAATACAGCCCCAATTCAGGCACACCCCACCAAGCACCTGTTCCTCAAGGATCGTCACCATGGCCCCTAATTGGGCGGCGCGAATAGCCGCCACATACCCACCAGGACCTGATCCGATAATGACAATGTGGGGGGGGGAGGTGGTCATGATTCCTGTGAGGCTAAAAATGCCGTGTATTGCTCCGGCGTCATCAACCCATCCACCTCACCAGGATCGGCTAATTCCAGCACCGCGATCCACCCCTTGCCATAGGGATCCTGATTGAGTAGTTCGGGATGGTCCTGAAGTTCTGTATTTACTTGAAGAATTTTTCCGGTGACCGGCGTGTAAATCGTCGAAGTGGCTTTGGTCGACTCCACTTCTCCCAATTGATCTTCAGCTTGCAGCGAGGTTCCTACTTTAGGAACGTCCACAAACACTACATCCCCCAGGGCATCCTGAGCAAAATTGCTAATCCCTAAGGTCGCCTTTTTCCCTTCAACGCGAATCCATTCGTGTTCCTTGTGAAATCGTAAATCCTGTGGCTCCATTCTACCCCCTTTTGTTCGAAACGATGATGGCGTTCATAGTTGTCTGATGTCTCCCATGCACCTCATGAAGCGAGTGTCCCCAGCTGCATGAGGCAGGACAGTACCGGAGCATTCAAGAAAATGCGCGAAGATCGTGCACGACACCAATTCCCGAAGGAAACTCACCGAGCAGTGAGGTACTGCTCCCGCCGGTTCCCGGCACAATGCGCTTTCCTCTCTCCGCCGGCATACTCACCCATACCCGTCGCGGATCGTCAAGCACGGGTAGCAAGCGGGTTAATACCGCCTTCGTCGAAATGCGACGGAGCTTCTCAATGGCCGACACTTGATCGGACGAGGAGTGCCGGTCAATTTCCGGCCGCACAAAGAAAAATGAAAACGGGCGACGGATGGCTTCCATTGCGTCCTGGGCATAGTCCACCAGAGCCCGAACCGGATCGGTCAATCCATGTGGATGGAGCTCCAGACCACATTGAACCGTTAAGTGGCGTTTGCGAAGCTGGCCAATCAACTGCTCAACAACAGTCAATCGCTCACGAGCCTTCCATCCCGCCCAGCGCCAAAACACGGAATCTTCCTTAGAAGCGCCTGAAGGCCGGGTTGATCGACTCGCTAATTTCGATGCTTTGAGGGGATCAAACCCCGACTGAAAGGTCCGTACGGGATCAAAACTCACACCGAAGGCGGTTTGAAAACGGGTCAATCCCGACGGCGACACCCCGTCATACACCCCCATGGGGTAATCGTCGAGAAATACAAGACCATCCACGCTGTCCTCGGAAAGATGCGTGAGAAATTGATCGAGAAAACGTTGATACTCCGGATGAAAAATATCAAAAAACCTGGAATCCTGAACCTGGTGAGTGGTCGTATTATACCTGCCGTCCCGCCATTCCGGCAGAGGGGAATCATGCCAATTGCCAAGACAACGGAGATTCACTCCCACATACACCAACAGCTGCAACTGATGACTGCGTTCCACATATGAGCGTAGCAACGTCTGGAGATCAAGCAGATGGCGAGGGGACCGCGACGTCGTCCGCTGTTGATCGGTGTGGAATCCGGCTCCCTCACAACCCAAATCAATCAGCAGGGTGGTAATTCCATCAGCCTTCATCTTTTTTATTCCCTGGTCAAACCCTCCACTGGCCGGCAATTGTTCAAGAGTTAACCGGATGGCCTGAGTATCGAGAGGCGGCATCGTAAATTGTTCAAGTAATCGTTGAAGTTCATTGAACTGCACTTGAGCGCCGGCTTGATAAGGATTGGCGCTTCCCGCAACGGTGAGTATGCGGTACTGATCCCTGGCGGCTTCCCATTCTCCAACCTGACGATAGGCTTGAGCCAGCAACCATCGGCTTTGGACTTCAATGGGCTCTCCAGGAAGAAGCGCCAGCAAGCGCGTCAGTCCGCTAATAGCCTGCGGATAGGCTTTTCTCTCAAAATCATCCTTGGACCGTTGAAAGAGTTCTGCGTGAATCTGTTGAATATCCTGAGGAACGTCAGGTGGTGATGACTCAATGCCTTCATCGCGATCCTCCGGCACGGACTCGACGGCCGGGGGAGGAATGGCACCACTCACCGGTGGCCCCTGGGGAGGACGTGTTCGCCCGCATCCGGCCAAGAGCCCCAGGCACAACAGCAAACTACACATTTTCAACCATGTTGTCATATGGCAATACGTGCGTAGAGGGAAATTAATCCTAAACCTATACACTAGATTTATGAGGAGAAACATGCCCGCCGTTTTCGGCGGGCAGCGTACCGGAGTCAGTGGATTTTAGAAATACAGGCTCAGTTTGATCTTCCACTAGCCCAAATTGGATTCTGCGAAAAAGTACCGGATCTCAATTTGAGCATTCTCAGTGGAATCGGACCCATGCACCGCATTGGCCTCAATAGAAGCCCCATGCGCAGCCCGAATGGTACCCGGATCGGCTTTTTTCGGATCGGTCGCTCCCATCAAATCGCGGTGTGTTTTGACTGCGTCCTTTCCTTCCAACACCACAACCACCACCGGCCCCGAACTCATATAGGTCGTTAAGTCATTAAAGAAGGGGCGTTCTCGATGCACAGCATAAAACCCTTCCGCCACCCCTTTGGATAACCGCATCATTTTCATCGCAACCGGAAACAACTCGGCCTCTTCATAGCGGCGGATAATATCACCAATCGCATGTTTGGCCACCGCATCAGGCTTAATAATCGCTAACGTCCGCTCTGACATACTTCTCGTCCTTTCCAAAAAATCCCATAATAAAACCCTGTGAATAAGAAAGGAGCATTTTACGGCCCCTCCTAACCAGTTGCAATCTCAAGGCCACACTTAAACGGCTGTAATCACAATGACTTCGGCTGGCTGAAACACAACACACTCAGGGATGGAATGGGAATCAGGATGTTGATCCAGCGAACTGACACGCCACATTCCGGGAGAAGACGGGAGGGTGCCCAACTCATCGATGGCTACCTCAACCGTCTCTTGAGTATTGGTATTGAGACAGAGGAGTGCCCAACTGTGCGGATTTTCCAACGACCGCCGCTCCAAAACGCACAGATTGGGGTTGGCCATCGACCGTTGAACCAGATCCCCCTCCCCTTGCCAGAGCGGCACCTCCAACTTCAAGTGATTCACCGCACGGATAAAACTCTGCAAATCCCATCGGGGGGATTCCCAATCATCAGGAGTGGTCTCCACCACATGCAGGGATTGTTGAAATCCGAATTCATACCCCATCGGGATCATGAGGCCGGTTGAGAACAAGGCGGCAAAGGCATAGCGTTGGCGTTGAACCGCCTCATTCCCTCCCGACTCAGAAGCCAGACGCGGGGTATCATGCGACTCAGGAAACCCAATAGACGGCATAGCCTGAAATTCCCGATGCTGATTCAGACACCAGGCATCCTTGAAATTCCACCATTTGGAGCTGTTACAAAAAAAATGAAATCCCGCTTCTCCCAGCGCGCGCGTCTGCTCCAGGGTACAACCAAGATTCTCCGCCCAAAAGACGGCCTGCGGATTCACGCGTTGCGCCCGGTGAATAAGAAAGCGCCATAACTCACCGGGAACTTTATAGGCCGCGTCACACCGAAACCCCTGAAACCCCAATTCAAGGTACCGGTCAACCAATTGCCCCCAAAACTCCCAGAGATGTTCCCGGTCCGGAGAATGCCGATTATCAATTTCGGCTAAATCGCCCCACACCGTTTTCTTGCTGGGGTCATCCGGATCAACCGCATACGGATTTTCAACTTTTCCCTGACCATCCCGCATGTACCAGTCGGGGTGCTGGGTCACTAGGGAGGAATCGATGGCCGTGTGGTTTAATACGAGATCCACCATTGGTGCCAGGCCACATTGGGCAATACGTTGAAGCGTGGGACGTAACACATCAAGGCGCTGGTCCTGAGTCCCTTCCGGGAGAAATGCCGGATTCAGGAGATCATATTCTTTGATCGCATATAAACTTCCCGAGAATCCCGGCAGATGAATGGGATTCACAAAGAGCCAATTAAACCCCATGCCTGCCGCCCGTTCCGCGTGCGAGATCCAGCGATCACAAGGACCGGCCAGGCGAGGGAACAGATTATAAATAAGAGGAACGTGGTGCGAAGAGTGCATCAAGACAAACCTACGCTTTCTCCGGACAGACCTGAGGTGGACGGCTATCCGAAATCAGACCTTTTGAAAAGATGATTTTGCCAACCTGTTTCACATTGGCGCACAAGTCACCCAATCCGGGGGTGACCAACCGAAACGGCCCGCCTCGTTCGGAAGGAAACGGCGCGCCATTCTGTTCATACACAAGAATTCCGAAGTCTGCAGCTTGCTTGATGGTCAAACAAGCTGAGAATTTTCCGTCCTGCGATTCGAAGGTCACATGGTCGGCTCCCACATTAAGGGTTACAACATCAAGTATTGCTTGAAATTTGACGCCTCGGACACTCAGCCCTGGCATCACGGTGGGCAATTCAGACACCTGATGCGTGGCAGGAAGTTGTGCCAGCGTCGTTCGCGTAAAATTGAGAGTTTGCAAAATGGTCCCGTTCAACTCTATCGTGGCCTCGGTGGAAAGGCTGGATGCGGTCATGGCCTTAATGAATGCCGTCAACATGTCATTCATAGGGGTAGGCACCCCAAACGCCTTGCCTTGTTCGGTGATAAAACCATTCAGTTCATCAATCTCAGTGGGTCGTCCGGCCGACCAATCATCATACATCGACGTATGAATATCTCGAAGCTCT
Above is a window of Candidatus Nitrospira neomarina DNA encoding:
- a CDS encoding phytoene/squalene synthase family protein, which gives rise to MRLSSPDQHLLSEVLKRVSRSFYLTLAILPRAVRAQIGLAYLLARAADTIADTGEVEDGVRLECLRLLKGQLWGSTTDLAQIKQIQTQVLTKQNNPDERRLLEELEGCFQIYQKFTPTDRSQIAQVLSVLIGGMEFDLHQFPQKSERQAVRALQAIHDFEYYTYAVAGCVGEFWTKMVCSHLPGFRGWDQACMIPLAIRYGKGLQMVNILRDLPRDLRNGRCYIPTVLLDQVSLTPQQLLDENSAPAFRPLFRKLIQEARDHLDQGWRYTMAIPRMEIRLRLACMWPILIGIRTLQQLSVSPLVLSPHSPIKIARSDVYQIVASTGLTGGCGTVGTAYWGYWRKRII
- the gcvH gene encoding glycine cleavage system protein GcvH — encoded protein: MEPQDLRFHKEHEWIRVEGKKATLGISNFAQDALGDVVFVDVPKVGTSLQAEDQLGEVESTKATSTIYTPVTGKILQVNTELQDHPELLNQDPYGKGWIAVLELADPGEVDGLMTPEQYTAFLASQES
- the lpdA gene encoding dihydrolipoyl dehydrogenase; this encodes MTTSPPHIVIIGSGPGGYVAAIRAAQLGAMVTILEEQVLGGVCLNWGCIPSKTLLGFIDLGERVRHAQPFGLNIEGPVSYDLARMVARKEEVVRGLVKGIGTLLKQWKITHVPGRGELVNDRQVRVTHLDGSSSTIDADAIILATGSSWPELPQFPIDGQRVLTSKEALDLTEIPRSMVIVGGGIEGCEFACLLSGLGTEVSMVEMMPSVLPLEDEDTISTMTRELKKRKIQLYLNTQITNWAAVDEGVRATLASGEELVTGHLLVSVGRRLNSGRLGLEQVGVQVGARGEILINEKMETSVPGIYAIGDVTGKFMLAHVASAQGKVAVSNAMGRPQAINYDVIPAGIFTLPEIGRVGLTEAQARERGLAVAVGRFKYAGLGKAQAVGEPFGHFKVISDEQTKKILGVHIIGAHAADLIHEAAMAMQGGLTVEDLANMIHAHPTFSEGLMEAAEDVEGMAIHQARKR
- the htpX gene encoding protease HtpX encodes the protein MKKLKGIGLLLIANILIFITLSISFTVLSEMILPAFGIDLRGSIAQMDLLWAFVIGFGGAFISLAFSKQMARAFIDCTQITEPRNQAERIVFDTVQKISEKLSISMPEVWIYESPDPNAFATGPTRNNSMVAVSTGLLNNLNEGEVRAVLAHEMGHVYNGDMFTTTVLAGLMNTFVYFISRFIYRQVAERNEALGFGVYIVLQIVLSVLAMIPISWWSRRREFAADRFAANTVGKEHMISALEGIDRWVQRTQFEYSTQDALATMKISGKSHSFMQIFATHPPIEARVTALRQL
- the tyrS gene encoding tyrosine--tRNA ligase, with the translated sequence MTPSEINRQLDLILRGTVEVIQLDELKAKLAESLKEQRPLKIKAGFDPTAPDLHLGHTVLIQKLKHFQELGHQVIFLIGDFTGMIGDPTGVSETRVALTKEQVLANAKTYEQQIFKTLDPQKTRIEFNSHWMSGMRVEKMVELCSHYSVARMLERDDFSKRYREQKHISVHEFLYPLVQGYDSVVLEADVELGGTDQKFNLLVGRDLQRDYGQKPQVVLTMPLLEGTDGVRKMSKSFGNYIALEDRPADMFGKLMSISDVLMLRYYELLTVRNLDEVKHQHPMEAKMALAEQIVRQYHGRDAVEEAKADFQQRFQKRDFPDEPDARVKLTPTDFPHSQDYSMPVVDLLMRTGLVPSKSEARRLVSQGGVQVDGEKLADPNGMMTFEPGRSYPMKIGKRKFAIIEFRE
- a CDS encoding STAS domain-containing protein, which produces MQWGLRVLPDAIVIRILGLPDHSLGEMFEKAGARAIGLDYRKVLVDFSEVESMGPMGLILCGYGLYHLQQLRIPVALVQPPASLLPVLCRHGMKEFPVVRSHEYDVRTLN
- a CDS encoding (2Fe-2S) ferredoxin domain-containing protein; amino-acid sequence: MSKFTHHIFVCINERPKGDPRGCCSALGSIGLHAFFKKEVERLGLKGIVRANKAGCLDQCEYGPSVVIYPEGVWYWVGQEADVTEIMERHIGKGEIVERLLMPGKNGSLPTVNS
- a CDS encoding cupredoxin domain-containing protein, with amino-acid sequence MRRSFILDIFSVNYYTRLILSLVVVMGYGSFSDRLYAQPSESSLPPVEEPFGQQVMISMESYAYTPSEMVVKAGKPLTLTLSNQSFLVPHNFLLDDPSGTRLVDLDISSGDTKAVTLTLTEPGIYPFYCDKQLLFFPTHREQGMEGRLIVR
- a CDS encoding ComEA family DNA-binding protein; translated protein: MKDIEPPRSPASSLQASDRHSGKISWGSSLLLKMALLGMGVFFVYWVGWPQPSLSPVVPLEISDAQSLRTLPSGSAGGPDEVVSVARLVGRNVVQPLQEGVKGEGGQSREVAAFTVDLNDGTLAELEHLPGIGPILAGRIVAHRTSHGAFRRVEDLALVPGIGKKRLEQLRPLVGVRASTMAIGIGS